From the genome of Streptomyces sp. NBC_01260, one region includes:
- a CDS encoding transglycosylase domain-containing protein, with amino-acid sequence MGRADARRAQRHGSRRAVKSGGIRRLFTWRKLLGTAFGVCLLGMGAFAVLYMVVQVPAGNAQAKLQANVYKYSDGKLLARTGEVNREIVSLAEVPKDVQRTFVAAENKSFYDDHGVDFKGTARGLINTVSGKGKQGGSTITQQYVKNYYLDADQTVTRKLKELVISLKVDQKRSKSEILAGYINTSYYGRGAYGIQAAAQAYYGKDAKDLDVTEGAYLAALLQAPSQYDWAVATPNGKALVKERWNYVLDNMVDQHWLDAGARQGMKFKVPQTPKPTQGLSGQKGYIVNAARAAVQKQENITDAQFDAGGWTITVNIDRKKQQELEKSVKTKLTDKLDTKGRKLDQDVQAGAASVNPKTGAVVALYGGRGLTEHWTSNATRRDYQPASTFKPIILAAALDQESQTQDNQRITASTRYDGTSKRPVKGSDVAFAPENEDDADYGQVTVQTAMNKSINSVFAQMGVDVGMDRVMQTAGELGMDVKGLPAVPAQTLGSMGASPMEMAGIYATLDNHGKKVTPQIVKSAQKQGESPIKLPDAIGDQVIKRQAADSVTSVLTGVVDDGTAHQAVRNAEGLADQQIAGKTGTSDDNKSAWFTGYTPDLVTSVGLFGEAAFTRTDDSGKKVQASSQVPLKGAGGGGRVNGGGFPAEIWADFTAQAMGEPGKFVLDTDMGAAVAPPPDTSSPSPTTSPSDEVSPSKRPSSPPPSSDPPKETQSPASSPPPSPSGDPSTDLPTDPSTEPGPTNTAELPVKPGDNGLNGDNSVTR; translated from the coding sequence ATGGGTCGAGCGGATGCGCGACGAGCCCAGCGGCACGGGTCGCGGCGGGCCGTGAAGAGCGGCGGCATACGCAGGCTCTTCACCTGGCGAAAACTACTGGGCACGGCCTTCGGGGTCTGCCTGCTGGGCATGGGCGCGTTCGCCGTGCTCTACATGGTCGTGCAGGTGCCGGCGGGCAACGCACAGGCCAAGCTCCAGGCCAACGTCTACAAGTACTCCGACGGCAAACTGCTGGCCCGGACCGGCGAGGTCAACCGGGAGATCGTGAGCCTCGCCGAGGTACCCAAGGACGTTCAGCGGACCTTTGTCGCCGCCGAGAACAAGTCCTTCTACGACGACCACGGCGTCGACTTCAAAGGCACCGCCCGCGGCCTGATCAACACCGTTTCCGGCAAGGGCAAGCAGGGTGGCTCGACCATCACCCAGCAGTACGTCAAGAACTACTACCTCGACGCGGACCAGACGGTCACCCGCAAGCTCAAAGAGCTGGTCATCTCGCTGAAGGTCGACCAGAAGAGAAGCAAGAGCGAGATCCTCGCCGGGTACATCAACACCAGTTACTACGGCCGCGGCGCCTACGGGATCCAGGCCGCGGCACAGGCGTACTACGGCAAGGACGCCAAGGACCTGGACGTCACCGAGGGCGCCTACCTCGCAGCCCTGCTCCAGGCCCCGAGCCAGTACGACTGGGCCGTCGCCACCCCGAACGGGAAGGCGCTCGTCAAGGAGCGCTGGAACTACGTGCTGGACAACATGGTCGACCAGCACTGGCTGGACGCCGGTGCGCGCCAGGGGATGAAGTTCAAGGTTCCGCAGACCCCCAAGCCGACGCAGGGGCTCTCCGGCCAGAAGGGCTACATCGTCAACGCGGCGCGCGCGGCGGTGCAGAAGCAGGAGAACATCACCGACGCGCAGTTCGACGCCGGCGGCTGGACGATCACCGTCAACATCGACCGGAAGAAGCAGCAGGAGCTGGAGAAGTCGGTCAAGACCAAGCTGACCGACAAGCTGGACACCAAGGGCCGCAAGCTCGACCAGGACGTCCAGGCCGGTGCGGCCTCGGTCAACCCGAAGACCGGCGCCGTCGTCGCCCTGTACGGCGGACGCGGCCTGACCGAGCACTGGACGTCGAACGCCACCCGGCGCGACTACCAGCCCGCCTCCACCTTCAAACCGATCATCCTCGCGGCCGCACTCGACCAGGAGTCGCAGACCCAGGACAACCAGCGGATCACCGCCAGCACCCGTTACGACGGCACCAGCAAGCGCCCGGTCAAGGGCAGCGACGTCGCCTTCGCGCCGGAGAACGAGGACGACGCGGACTACGGCCAGGTCACCGTCCAGACCGCGATGAACAAGTCCATCAACTCCGTCTTCGCGCAGATGGGCGTGGACGTCGGCATGGACCGCGTGATGCAGACCGCGGGCGAACTCGGCATGGATGTGAAGGGGCTCCCGGCGGTGCCGGCGCAGACCCTCGGCTCCATGGGCGCGAGCCCGATGGAGATGGCCGGGATCTACGCGACCCTCGACAACCACGGCAAGAAGGTCACCCCGCAGATCGTGAAGTCGGCCCAGAAGCAGGGCGAGTCACCGATCAAGCTGCCCGACGCGATCGGCGACCAGGTGATCAAGCGCCAGGCCGCGGACTCCGTGACCTCCGTGCTGACCGGTGTGGTCGACGACGGTACGGCCCACCAGGCGGTGCGCAACGCCGAGGGGCTGGCCGACCAGCAGATCGCGGGCAAGACCGGCACCTCGGACGACAACAAGTCGGCCTGGTTCACGGGCTACACCCCGGACCTGGTCACCTCCGTGGGTCTCTTCGGCGAGGCGGCCTTCACCCGCACCGATGACAGCGGCAAGAAGGTGCAGGCAAGCTCCCAGGTGCCCCTGAAGGGCGCCGGCGGCGGCGGCCGGGTCAACGGCGGTGGCTTCCCGGCCGAGATCTGGGCGGACTTCACCGCTCAGGCGATGGGCGAGCCGGGCAAGTTCGTCCTGGACACCGACATGGGCGCGGCGGTCGCCCCGCCGCCGGACACCAGCTCGCCGAGCCCGACCACCTCGCCCTCCGACGAGGTCTCCCCGTCGAAGCGGCCGTCCAGCCCGCCCCCGTCGTCCGATCCGCCGAAGGAGACCCAGTCCCCGGCGTCCTCGCCGCCCCCCTCCCCGTCGGGGGACCCGTCGACCGACCTGCCCACCGATCCGTCGACCGAACCGGGCCCCACCAACACGGCCGAGCTCCCGGTGAAACCGGGGGACAACGGGCTCAACGGCGACAACAGCGTGACGCGCTGA
- a CDS encoding ABC transporter ATP-binding protein, giving the protein MTPAGSLLTAHDLYKTYGSTPALDGASFSVHPGEVVAVMGPSGSGKSTLLHCLAGIITPDSGTITYAGRELSAMSDAERSALRRSEFGFVFQFGQLVPELTCVENVALPLRLNGTRRKAAERTALEWMERLEVEDLGAKRPGEVSGGQGQRVAVARALAASPKVIFADEPTGALDSLNGERVMQLLTETARSANVAVVLVTHEARVAAYSDRDVTVRDGRARDLEHAA; this is encoded by the coding sequence GTGACCCCCGCCGGCTCCCTGCTCACCGCCCACGACCTGTACAAGACCTACGGGTCGACCCCCGCGCTCGACGGCGCCTCGTTCTCCGTCCACCCCGGCGAGGTCGTCGCCGTGATGGGCCCCTCCGGCTCCGGCAAGTCCACCCTGCTGCACTGCCTCGCCGGGATCATCACGCCCGACTCCGGCACCATCACCTACGCCGGCCGCGAGCTGTCCGCGATGTCCGACGCCGAGCGCAGCGCCCTGCGCCGCAGCGAGTTCGGCTTCGTGTTCCAGTTCGGCCAGCTGGTCCCCGAGCTGACCTGCGTGGAGAACGTGGCCCTGCCGCTCCGGCTGAACGGCACCCGGCGCAAGGCCGCCGAGCGCACCGCCCTGGAGTGGATGGAGCGCCTGGAGGTCGAGGACCTCGGTGCCAAGCGCCCCGGCGAGGTGTCCGGCGGCCAGGGCCAGCGCGTCGCCGTGGCCCGCGCACTGGCCGCCTCCCCGAAGGTGATCTTCGCGGACGAGCCGACCGGCGCCCTGGACTCCCTCAACGGCGAGCGCGTCATGCAGCTGCTCACCGAGACGGCCAGGTCCGCCAACGTCGCCGTGGTCCTGGTGACCCACGAGGCCCGGGTCGCCGCCTACTCCGACCGCGATGTCACCGTCCGCGACGGCCGGGCCCGCGACCTGGAGCACGCCGCATGA
- a CDS encoding PadR family transcriptional regulator, whose product MSIGHTLLGLLESGPRHGYDLKRTFDEKFGHDRPLHYGQVYSTMSRLLKNGLVEVDGVETGGGPERKRYAITDAGVTDVATWLAQPEKPEPYLQSTLYTKVVLAMLTGRSAADVLDAQRSEHLRLMRILTDRKRRGDLADQLICDHALFHLEADLRWLELTAARLDKLAEVVAP is encoded by the coding sequence ATGTCTATCGGCCACACCCTGCTCGGGCTCCTTGAGTCCGGTCCCCGCCACGGTTACGACCTGAAGCGGACCTTCGACGAGAAGTTCGGTCACGACCGCCCGCTGCACTACGGACAGGTCTACTCGACCATGTCCCGGCTCCTCAAGAACGGCCTCGTCGAGGTCGACGGTGTGGAGACCGGCGGCGGTCCCGAGCGCAAGCGCTACGCCATCACCGACGCCGGCGTCACCGATGTCGCCACCTGGCTGGCGCAGCCCGAGAAGCCGGAGCCGTACCTCCAGTCGACCCTGTACACCAAGGTCGTCCTGGCGATGCTCACCGGCCGCAGCGCCGCCGACGTGCTGGACGCCCAGCGCTCCGAGCACCTGCGCCTGATGCGCATCCTCACCGACCGCAAGCGCCGGGGCGACCTCGCCGACCAGCTGATCTGCGACCACGCCCTGTTCCACCTCGAAGCGGATCTGCGCTGGCTGGAACTGACCGCCGCACGGCTCGACAAGCTCGCCGAGGTGGTGGCCCCGTGA
- a CDS encoding ABC transporter permease yields the protein MTLLDEKRPPAGPVPPPGPPSRTAPWLRDLALGIRFAAGGGREGWTRTLLTAVGVGLGVALLLTAASVPHMLDERSARDQARSETKISDSPDASAKKSDSTVLRIEASTEFRDRSITGFLMRADGGHPVVPPGIAAFPAPGEMAVSPALGKLLDAPENALLKERLPYKVTGTITEAGLRSPGELWFYAGSDTLTSASGGHRIAGYGDPGPSDPLPPMLIVLVIMICVVLLAPVAIFIATAVRFGGDRRDRRLAALRLVGTDIRMTRRIAAGEALFGSVLGLLIGVALFLTGRRFVGHVEVWDASAFPSDLAPDARLCALIALAVPLTAVLVTLGAMRSVVIEPLGVVRNSRGGRRRLWWRLLLPVAGLAVFGITGKFEAYGPVNPYPIAGGAVLVLVGLALLLPWLVEACVNRLRGGPVPWQLATRRLQLSSGTAARAVSGVTVAVAGAVALQMLFAAMNDDFNKVTGQDPFRAQFYAHSEIVRGDAAMHSIKEFRATKGVTQVIGTVEAYATKPGTYTDDEIQPTTSFTIGDCATLRELARIPSCRDGDTFVSHPADKGQAGWVDQTARKGKVIEFDTYGRGKPLHWTLPADSRTVRARTDPMGEEHSGILVTPGAIDAQTLPGASTVSQIRIDEDVPDAAEYVRNTAARLDPGMRLATINSVERDRQYASIQTGLQVGATATLLLIAASMLVSQLEQLRERKRLLSVLVAFGTRRTTLGWSVLWQTAVPVVIGLSVAVAGGLALGATLCWMVDKAVTGWWLFLPMVGAGAALILLVTLCSLPPLWRMMRSDGLRSE from the coding sequence ATGACGCTGCTCGACGAGAAGAGGCCCCCGGCCGGCCCGGTGCCTCCTCCGGGACCCCCCTCCCGCACCGCTCCCTGGCTGCGCGATCTCGCGCTCGGCATCCGGTTCGCCGCCGGGGGCGGCCGCGAGGGCTGGACCCGCACGCTGCTCACCGCCGTCGGTGTGGGACTCGGCGTGGCGCTGCTGCTCACCGCGGCTTCCGTGCCGCACATGCTCGACGAACGGTCCGCCCGGGACCAGGCCCGCTCCGAGACCAAGATCTCCGACTCCCCCGACGCCTCGGCGAAGAAGTCGGACAGCACGGTCCTGCGGATAGAGGCGAGCACCGAGTTCCGCGACCGCTCCATCACGGGTTTCCTCATGCGCGCGGACGGCGGCCACCCGGTCGTCCCTCCGGGCATCGCCGCCTTCCCCGCCCCCGGCGAGATGGCGGTCTCCCCCGCGCTCGGGAAACTCCTCGACGCCCCGGAGAACGCGCTGCTCAAGGAGCGGCTGCCGTACAAGGTGACCGGCACGATCACGGAGGCGGGGCTGCGCTCGCCCGGCGAGCTCTGGTTCTACGCCGGCAGCGACACCCTGACCAGCGCGTCGGGCGGCCACCGGATCGCCGGATACGGCGACCCCGGACCGTCCGATCCGCTGCCGCCGATGCTCATCGTGCTGGTCATCATGATCTGTGTGGTGCTGCTCGCCCCCGTGGCCATCTTCATCGCCACCGCCGTGCGCTTCGGAGGCGACCGCCGCGACCGCCGGCTCGCCGCCCTGCGCCTGGTCGGCACGGACATCCGGATGACCCGCCGGATCGCGGCCGGTGAGGCGCTCTTCGGCTCGGTGCTCGGCCTCCTCATCGGAGTGGCCCTGTTCCTGACCGGGCGCCGGTTCGTCGGCCATGTCGAGGTCTGGGACGCCAGCGCCTTCCCCTCCGACCTGGCCCCCGACGCCCGGCTGTGTGCGCTGATCGCCCTCGCGGTTCCGCTCACCGCGGTGCTCGTCACCCTGGGTGCCATGCGGTCCGTGGTGATCGAGCCGCTCGGCGTCGTACGCAACAGCCGCGGCGGCAGGCGCCGCCTCTGGTGGCGGCTGCTGCTGCCGGTCGCGGGGCTCGCGGTCTTCGGAATCACCGGCAAGTTCGAGGCGTACGGACCCGTCAACCCGTACCCGATCGCCGGAGGCGCGGTGCTGGTCCTGGTCGGGCTGGCCCTCCTCCTGCCCTGGCTGGTCGAGGCCTGCGTCAACCGGCTGCGCGGCGGCCCGGTCCCCTGGCAGCTGGCCACCCGCCGGCTCCAGCTGAGCAGCGGTACCGCCGCCCGCGCGGTCAGCGGCGTCACCGTCGCCGTGGCCGGTGCGGTGGCCCTGCAGATGCTGTTCGCCGCGATGAACGACGACTTCAACAAGGTCACCGGGCAGGACCCGTTCCGCGCCCAGTTCTACGCCCACTCCGAGATCGTCAGGGGCGACGCCGCCATGCACTCGATCAAGGAGTTCCGCGCCACCAAGGGCGTCACCCAGGTCATCGGCACGGTCGAGGCGTACGCGACCAAGCCGGGAACGTACACGGACGACGAGATCCAGCCCACCACCTCGTTCACCATCGGGGACTGCGCGACCCTGCGCGAGCTCGCCCGGATCCCGTCCTGCCGGGACGGCGACACCTTCGTCTCCCACCCCGCCGACAAGGGGCAGGCCGGCTGGGTCGACCAGACCGCCCGCAAGGGCAAGGTGATCGAGTTCGACACCTACGGCCGGGGCAAGCCGCTGCACTGGACGCTGCCGGCCGACTCCCGGACCGTCAGGGCCCGGACCGACCCGATGGGCGAGGAACACTCGGGCATCCTGGTCACGCCCGGGGCGATCGACGCACAGACCCTGCCGGGAGCCTCGACCGTCTCGCAGATCCGCATCGACGAAGACGTCCCGGACGCCGCCGAGTACGTACGCAACACGGCTGCGCGGCTCGACCCCGGTATGCGCCTGGCCACCATCAACTCGGTCGAGCGCGACCGGCAGTACGCGAGCATCCAGACCGGTCTGCAGGTCGGCGCGACCGCCACTCTGCTGCTGATCGCCGCGTCCATGCTGGTCTCCCAGCTGGAGCAGCTGCGTGAGCGCAAACGGCTGCTGTCGGTCCTGGTCGCCTTCGGCACCCGCCGGACCACGCTCGGCTGGTCGGTGCTGTGGCAGACCGCCGTCCCGGTGGTCATCGGGCTCTCGGTGGCCGTGGCGGGCGGCCTCGCCCTCGGTGCCACCCTGTGCTGGATGGTCGACAAGGCGGTGACCGGCTGGTGGCTGTTCCTGCCGATGGTGGGCGCGGGGGCGGCCCTCATCCTCCTGGTGACCCTGTGCTCCCTGCCGCCGCTGTGGCGCATGATGCGCTCGGACGGGCTGCGCAGCGAGTGA
- a CDS encoding hydrogen peroxide-inducible genes activator, translating into MAQIYQGNRPKQPSLSQLRAFTAVAEHLHFRDAAAAIGMSQPALSGAVSALEEALGVQLIERTTRKVLLSPAGERLAVRARAVLEAVGELMEEAEAVRAPFTGVLRLGVIPTVAPYLLPTVLRLVHERYPDLDLQVHEEQTSSLLEGLAAGRLDLLLLAVPLGVPGVSELPLFEEDFVLVMERSHWLGGRADIPREALRELPLLLLDEGHCLRDQALDICREAGRTEGAPVTTTAAGLSTLVQLVAGGLGVTLLPRTAVTVETARNEALTTGYFAHPAPARRVALGMRTGAARHEEFEEFAEALRGAMATLPVRVATAGRT; encoded by the coding sequence GTGGCGCAGATATACCAGGGCAATCGGCCCAAACAGCCCAGCCTCTCGCAGCTGCGCGCCTTCACGGCGGTGGCGGAACATCTGCACTTCCGGGACGCGGCGGCAGCAATCGGGATGAGTCAGCCCGCGCTCTCCGGGGCCGTGTCGGCGCTGGAGGAGGCACTGGGTGTCCAGCTCATCGAGCGTACGACGCGTAAGGTGCTGCTCTCGCCCGCCGGGGAGCGGCTCGCGGTGCGGGCCCGCGCCGTGCTGGAGGCCGTCGGTGAGCTGATGGAGGAGGCCGAGGCGGTGCGGGCGCCCTTCACCGGGGTGCTCAGGCTCGGCGTGATCCCTACCGTCGCCCCGTACCTGCTGCCGACCGTGCTGCGGCTGGTCCATGAGCGCTATCCGGACCTCGACCTCCAGGTGCACGAGGAGCAGACGTCCTCGCTGCTGGAGGGGCTGGCTGCCGGGCGGCTCGATCTGCTGCTGCTCGCGGTGCCCCTCGGAGTGCCCGGGGTGAGTGAACTCCCGCTCTTCGAGGAGGACTTCGTGCTGGTGATGGAGCGCAGCCACTGGCTCGGCGGCCGGGCCGACATCCCGCGCGAGGCGCTGCGCGAGCTGCCGCTGCTGCTCCTGGACGAGGGGCACTGCCTGCGCGACCAGGCGCTCGACATCTGCCGGGAGGCGGGACGTACCGAGGGCGCGCCGGTCACCACGACCGCGGCCGGGCTCTCCACCCTGGTGCAGCTCGTGGCCGGCGGACTCGGGGTGACGCTGCTGCCGCGCACCGCGGTCACGGTCGAGACCGCCCGCAACGAGGCGCTGACCACCGGGTACTTCGCGCATCCGGCGCCCGCCCGGCGGGTGGCGCTGGGGATGCGGACGGGGGCGGCCCGGCACGAGGAGTTCGAGGAGTTCGCCGAGGCGTTGCGCGGGGCGATGGCGACGCTTCCGGTACGGGTGGCGACGGCCGGCCGGACCTGA
- a CDS encoding ATP-binding SpoIIE family protein phosphatase translates to MTEHPTSHEGRQPLAARSQERARPRQRDAASAPAAAATTIPAPAKGPGPATGGSGPAAGPDPQAAARREGDRLRFVGAATRRIARGIDLDEIVLGLCRASVPTFSDAILVYLRDPLPVGDERPVNPFVLRLRRSDRLRLSDEITDGLSESERLRPAAIDPQTDLAPAAELCEVRPGGALAEVLRGVRPVFGDSAAARAALPELLGAGRTVPSGHRAILAPLRGRRRVIGAAVFLLGTERPPFEANDLLVAAQLATHTALGIDKAVLYGREAYIADELQRTMLPDSLPQPTGVRLASRYLPAAETARVGGDWYDAIPLPGSRVALVVGDVMGHSMTSAAIMGQLRTTAQTLAGLDLPPQEVLHHLDEQAQRLGSDRMATCLYAVYDPVAHRITIANAGHPPPVLLHLGGRAEVLRVPPGAPIGVGGVDFEAVELDAPAGATLLLYTDGLVESRLRDVWTGIEQLRERLATTARLTGPDHSPPLEALCDDVLDMLGPGDRDDDIALLAARFDGIAPSDVAYWFLEPEDSAPGRARRLARRALSRWGLDEMSDSVELLVSEVVTNAVRYAERPVTLRLLRTDILRCEVGDDSPQLPRQRRARDMDEGGRGLFLVNRLARRWGATRLSTGKVVWFEMPTRGQ, encoded by the coding sequence GTGACGGAGCATCCCACCTCCCACGAAGGCCGGCAGCCTCTCGCCGCCCGGTCGCAGGAACGCGCCCGGCCGCGGCAGCGGGACGCCGCGTCGGCGCCCGCCGCTGCCGCCACAACGATCCCGGCCCCGGCCAAGGGCCCCGGTCCGGCCACCGGCGGGTCGGGCCCCGCGGCGGGCCCCGATCCGCAGGCGGCGGCCCGCCGCGAGGGCGACCGGCTGCGCTTCGTGGGCGCCGCGACCCGCCGGATCGCCCGCGGGATAGATCTGGACGAGATCGTCCTGGGTCTGTGCCGGGCCAGCGTCCCGACGTTCTCCGACGCCATACTGGTCTATCTCCGCGACCCGCTGCCGGTCGGCGACGAGCGCCCCGTCAACCCGTTCGTGCTGCGGCTGCGCCGCTCCGACCGGCTGCGGCTGAGCGACGAGATCACCGACGGGCTGTCGGAGAGCGAGCGGCTCCGGCCGGCCGCCATCGATCCGCAGACCGATCTGGCGCCCGCCGCCGAACTGTGCGAGGTCCGCCCCGGCGGTGCGCTGGCCGAGGTGCTGCGCGGGGTGCGCCCGGTCTTCGGCGACTCCGCCGCGGCCCGTGCCGCCCTGCCCGAGCTGCTCGGCGCGGGCCGTACGGTGCCGTCGGGGCACCGGGCGATCCTGGCCCCGCTGCGCGGCCGGCGCCGGGTGATCGGCGCGGCGGTCTTCCTGCTCGGCACCGAACGCCCGCCGTTCGAGGCCAACGACCTGCTGGTCGCGGCCCAGCTGGCGACGCACACCGCGCTCGGCATCGACAAGGCCGTGCTGTACGGGCGCGAGGCCTACATCGCCGACGAGCTCCAGCGCACCATGCTGCCCGACTCGCTGCCGCAGCCCACCGGGGTCCGGCTCGCCTCCCGCTACCTGCCGGCCGCCGAGACGGCCCGGGTCGGCGGCGACTGGTACGACGCGATCCCGCTGCCCGGAAGCCGGGTCGCCCTGGTCGTGGGCGACGTCATGGGCCACTCCATGACCTCCGCCGCGATCATGGGCCAGCTGCGCACCACGGCACAGACCCTGGCCGGCCTCGACCTGCCGCCGCAGGAGGTGCTGCACCACCTCGACGAGCAGGCGCAGCGGCTCGGCAGCGACCGCATGGCGACCTGCCTGTACGCGGTGTACGACCCGGTCGCGCACCGCATCACCATCGCCAACGCCGGTCACCCGCCGCCCGTGCTGCTCCACCTCGGCGGCCGCGCCGAGGTGCTGCGGGTACCGCCCGGCGCCCCGATCGGCGTCGGCGGGGTGGACTTCGAGGCCGTCGAGCTGGACGCGCCCGCGGGCGCCACGCTGCTCCTGTACACCGACGGCCTGGTGGAGTCCCGCCTCCGGGACGTCTGGACCGGCATCGAGCAGCTGCGCGAGCGGCTCGCCACCACCGCCCGGCTGACCGGCCCGGACCACTCGCCACCGCTGGAGGCCCTCTGCGACGACGTGCTGGACATGCTCGGCCCCGGCGACCGGGACGACGACATCGCGCTGCTCGCCGCCCGCTTCGACGGGATCGCGCCGAGCGATGTCGCGTACTGGTTCCTGGAACCGGAGGACTCCGCCCCGGGCCGGGCCCGCAGGCTGGCCCGCCGCGCGCTCAGCCGATGGGGTCTGGACGAGATGTCGGACTCGGTGGAACTGCTGGTCAGCGAGGTGGTGACCAACGCCGTACGGTACGCGGAGCGGCCGGTGACGCTGCGGCTGCTGCGGACCGACATCCTGCGCTGCGAGGTCGGCGACGACTCCCCGCAGCTGCCCCGCCAGCGCCGCGCCCGGGACATGGACGAGGGCGGCCGCGGTCTGTTCCTGGTGAACCGGCTGGCCCGGCGGTGGGGTGCGACGCGGCTGTCGACGGGCAAGGTCGTCTGGTTCGAGATGCCGACCCGGGGCCAGTAG
- a CDS encoding peroxiredoxin, with translation MLTVGDKFPEFDLTACVSLESGKEFEQINHKTYEGQWKIVFAWPKDFTFVCPTEIAAFGKLNEEFADRDAQILGFSGDSEFVHHAWRKDHPDLTDLPFPMLADSKHELMRDLGIEGEDGFAQRAVFIVDQNNEIQFTMVTAGSVGRNPKEVLRVLDALQTDELCPCNWTKGETTLDPVALLSGE, from the coding sequence GTGCTCACTGTCGGTGACAAGTTTCCCGAGTTCGATCTGACCGCCTGCGTTTCGCTGGAGAGCGGCAAGGAGTTCGAGCAGATCAACCACAAGACCTACGAGGGTCAGTGGAAGATCGTCTTCGCGTGGCCGAAGGACTTCACCTTCGTGTGCCCCACCGAGATCGCCGCCTTCGGCAAGCTGAACGAGGAGTTCGCCGACCGCGACGCCCAGATCCTCGGCTTCTCCGGTGACTCCGAGTTCGTGCACCACGCCTGGCGCAAGGACCACCCGGACCTCACCGACCTGCCGTTCCCGATGCTGGCCGACTCCAAGCACGAGCTCATGCGGGACCTCGGCATCGAGGGCGAGGACGGCTTCGCGCAGCGCGCCGTCTTCATCGTCGACCAGAACAACGAGATCCAGTTCACGATGGTGACCGCCGGTTCCGTGGGCCGTAACCCCAAGGAGGTCCTGCGGGTCCTCGACGCCCTGCAGACCGACGAGCTGTGCCCCTGCAACTGGACCAAGGGCGAGACGACCCTGGACCCGGTCGCGCTCCTCTCGGGCGAGTGA
- a CDS encoding SPFH domain-containing protein, protein MTDPQVPTTPAAPSADLTPDAPQMPEPQVRETTAHSIAGGIGLLLTVIGVIVGVGLAIVGGVVGSNGNNGVGIPVCILGVLLAIASFFCMGGVKMVAPGEARVIQLFGRYVGTIRSDGLRWINPLTSSRKISTRVRNHETAVLKVNDAYGNPIELAAIVVWKVEDTAQALFEVDDFLEFVATQTEAAVRHIAIEYPYDAHDEGGLSLRGNAEEITEKLAVELTARVQAAGVRIIESRFSHLAYAPEIASAMLQRQQAGAVVAARQQIVEGAVGMVEMALTRIAEQDIVELDAERKATMVSNLMVVLCGDRAVQPVLNTGTLYQ, encoded by the coding sequence ATGACCGATCCACAGGTTCCGACCACTCCCGCCGCACCGTCGGCCGACCTCACGCCGGACGCGCCGCAGATGCCGGAACCGCAGGTCCGCGAGACGACGGCGCACAGCATCGCGGGCGGCATCGGCCTGCTGCTGACGGTGATAGGGGTGATCGTCGGCGTCGGACTGGCCATCGTCGGCGGCGTCGTCGGGTCGAACGGGAACAACGGCGTCGGCATCCCCGTCTGCATCCTCGGGGTGCTGCTCGCCATCGCCTCGTTCTTCTGCATGGGCGGTGTGAAGATGGTCGCACCGGGCGAGGCCCGGGTCATCCAGCTCTTCGGCCGGTACGTGGGCACGATCCGCTCCGACGGTCTGCGCTGGATCAACCCGCTGACCTCCAGCCGCAAGATCTCCACCCGGGTCCGCAACCACGAGACCGCGGTCCTCAAGGTCAACGACGCCTACGGCAACCCGATCGAGCTGGCCGCGATCGTCGTCTGGAAGGTCGAGGACACCGCACAGGCCCTCTTCGAGGTCGACGACTTCCTGGAGTTCGTCGCCACCCAGACCGAGGCGGCCGTCCGGCACATCGCGATCGAGTACCCCTACGACGCCCATGACGAGGGCGGCCTCTCGCTGCGGGGCAACGCCGAGGAGATCACCGAGAAGCTGGCCGTGGAGCTGACCGCACGGGTGCAGGCCGCGGGGGTACGGATCATCGAGTCGCGCTTCAGCCACCTCGCGTACGCCCCCGAGATCGCCTCCGCGATGCTCCAGCGCCAGCAGGCCGGCGCCGTGGTCGCGGCGCGGCAGCAGATAGTGGAGGGCGCCGTCGGCATGGTCGAGATGGCGCTCACCCGGATCGCCGAGCAGGACATCGTCGAGCTCGACGCGGAACGGAAGGCGACCATGGTGAGCAATCTGATGGTGGTGCTGTGCGGTGACCGCGCGGTGCAGCCGGTCCTCAACACGGGCACGCTCTACCAGTGA